The proteins below are encoded in one region of Lactuca sativa cultivar Salinas chromosome 3, Lsat_Salinas_v11, whole genome shotgun sequence:
- the LOC111877689 gene encoding AT-hook motif nuclear-localized protein 1, producing the protein MNLEMEGREVGINSTGVTVVGSDAPSEYHISPRTEPPSQITTTVSTAVTTLVAISPQSTAVPPPLGVMPLSMKKKRGRPRKYAPDGSVNQTLSPKPISSAGSSPVIDFSSGKKGKIRLPSAEKHSSKIRMESLGDWFPSSVGANFTPHIINVNAGEDVTMKVISFSQQGPRAICILSANGVISSVTLRQPDSSGGTLTYEGRFEILSLAGSFMPSESGGIRNRSGGMSVSLASPDGRVVGGGVAGLLVAATPVQIVVASFLAGNQPMEQKTTKKSKPETATPAPPAPPPAAVIPAPAAQTEETVKQNNLSSPPTTFRGDSWSAYNAPETEVKRNTTDINVSLHG; encoded by the exons ATGAATTTGGAAATGGAAGGGAGGGAAGTAGGGATAAACAGTACTGGTGTTACCGTGGTTGGATCAGATGCTCCGTCGGAGTATCATATATCTCCACGAACCGAACCTCCGAGCCAAATCACCACCACTGTATCAACAGCTGTCACAACACTGGTGGCTATCTCTCCCCAGTCGACGGCGGTGCCTCCGCCGTTAGGTGTGATGCCCTTGTCTATGAAGAAGAAACGAGGCAGACCAAGAAAGTACGCACCAGATGGGTCCGTGAATCAAACTTTATCTCCAAAACCCATCTCATCTGCTGGTTCTTCACCGGTGATCGACTTCTCATCCGGGAAAAAAGGCAAAATCCGGCTACCCTCCGCCGAGAAACATTCATCCAAGATTAGGATGGAAAGCTTAG GCGACTGGTTTCCTTCTTCGGTTGGAGCTAATTTTACACCTCATATCATTAATGTCAATGCCGGAGag GATGTGACGATGAAGGTTATATCATTCTCTCAACAAGGGCCTCGGGCAATATGCATTCTGTCAGCAAATGGTGTTATTTCGAGTGTTACCCTTCGGCAACCTGACTCTTCTGGTGGTACTTTGACTTACGAG GGTCGTTTTGAGATACTTTCGTTAGCTGGTTCTTTTATGCCATCTGAAAGCGGAGGAATAAGAAACCGATCCGGTGGGATGAGTGTTTCTTTAGCAAGCCCAGATGGCCGGGTTGTTGGTGGTGGTGTTGCAGGCCTACTCGTAGCCGCCACTCCTGTTCAG ATTGTGGTAGCAAGTTTTTTGGCGGGAAATCAGCCGATGGAACAGAAGACAACCAAGAAGTCAAAACCAGAGACGGCGACACCTGCACCACCGGCACCACCACCTGCCGCCGTGATTCCGGCACCAGCCGCTCAAACAGAGGAGACAGTGAAGCAGAACAACTTGTCATCACCACCGACTACGTTTCGAGGGGATAGTTGGTCTGCCTATAATGCCCCTGAGACTGAGGTGAAGAGAAATACAACTGACATCAACGTGAGTCTCCATGGATAG